The following coding sequences lie in one Chloroflexota bacterium genomic window:
- a CDS encoding universal stress protein: MAAGVIVPLDGSSLGEAVLPYAKRLAAALKTDVMLVQVVEPTAKELKQYAKGEKRPQLPEAGARAAQAYLDKAVGHFKGSGVAVSTKVLTGIPAVEIIGLGEKSRHAIIVMPTHGRSGIRRWLLGSVADKVIHYAVNPVLVMHPKAKGGPTGEARLSAVIVPLDGSPVAEQSLPQVIRLARALDLRVTLLQVTPSLADFTKWNATYMSAPTTELAATAEDLAKDAAKYLAGIASRLKTEGLRNIETSVLQGDAATAILAAAEGSKGSFVAMTTRGRTGLTRTLLGSTADRVVRHGGTPVLLVRPK; encoded by the coding sequence ATGGCGGCAGGCGTGATCGTTCCCTTAGACGGCTCATCCCTCGGCGAAGCGGTGCTCCCCTATGCCAAGCGCCTGGCGGCGGCCCTCAAGACTGACGTCATGCTGGTGCAGGTTGTCGAGCCCACTGCCAAGGAGCTGAAGCAGTACGCCAAGGGTGAAAAGCGTCCCCAGCTCCCGGAGGCCGGCGCGAGAGCGGCGCAGGCATACCTGGACAAGGCCGTCGGCCATTTCAAAGGCTCCGGCGTCGCCGTCTCCACCAAGGTGCTCACCGGCATCCCAGCTGTGGAGATCATCGGCCTGGGCGAAAAGAGCCGCCATGCCATCATCGTCATGCCCACCCACGGCAGGTCCGGCATCCGCCGATGGCTCCTGGGCAGCGTGGCCGATAAGGTCATCCACTATGCCGTGAACCCCGTCTTGGTCATGCACCCAAAGGCCAAGGGCGGCCCCACTGGGGAGGCCAGGCTCAGCGCCGTCATCGTGCCGCTGGACGGCTCGCCCGTGGCCGAGCAGTCGCTGCCCCAGGTTATACGGCTGGCCAGGGCTCTGGACCTCCGCGTCACGCTCCTGCAAGTCACGCCCTCCCTGGCCGATTTCACCAAGTGGAACGCCACCTACATGAGCGCGCCCACCACCGAGCTCGCCGCCACGGCGGAAGACCTGGCGAAGGATGCGGCGAAGTACCTGGCGGGCATCGCCTCACGCCTCAAGACCGAGGGCCTGAGGAACATCGAGACCTCCGTGCTCCAGGGCGATGCCGCAACCGCCATCCTCGCCGCAGCCGAAGGCTCCAAGGGCAGCTTCGTGGCGATGACGACGCGCGGGCGCACCGGCCTCACGCGCACCCTTTTGGGCAGCACCGCCGACCGGGTGGTGCGCCACGGCGGGACGCCCGTGCTGCTGGTGCGGCCTAAATAG
- a CDS encoding SagB/ThcOx family dehydrogenase, whose translation MTTQQGEAAWAYHNATKHSPESIRTNRHYMDWANQPMPYKVIENLEPMPLPRELRASSHPALASIAGHGPDRPPQAITSDDLTNLCFFSGGITKFLTHGAEQRPFRAAACTGALYHIEFYILCGDIPGLSAGVYHFGVHDFALRRLRAGDYRRVLVEATGGEPSVAGAPVVFLFTTTYWRNAWKYQARAYRHAFWDSGTILANFLAAATGNVWPAKLVMGFADEPVARLLALNREKEATVALVPLGAGADAPPEPPPVGGLSITLMPLSASEVDYPAIRAMHAASSLASGEAVKAWRGAPPPVIAPPPKGRLFPLAPLDERAVEDPVERVIMKRGSSRRFEREAITFAQLSACLRAATGGIAADYLEPLGATTSDLYLIVHAVDGLPSGSYYYRRGEGALEQLTEGDYRDTAGFLGLGQELSADASADVFFLTDLRRVLARFGDRGYRAAQMEAGIAGGRLYLSAYAQGFGASGLTFFDDEVTAFFSPHAEGKSVMFLVALGVPGRRRVEAAPAHFVRKTAS comes from the coding sequence ATGACCACCCAACAGGGCGAGGCGGCATGGGCCTACCACAATGCCACCAAGCATTCGCCGGAGAGCATCCGCACGAACCGGCACTACATGGACTGGGCCAACCAGCCGATGCCTTACAAGGTCATCGAGAACCTGGAGCCGATGCCGCTCCCTCGGGAGCTGCGGGCCTCATCGCATCCGGCGCTGGCCTCCATCGCCGGGCACGGGCCGGACCGCCCGCCCCAGGCCATCACCAGCGATGACCTGACGAACCTCTGCTTTTTCTCCGGCGGCATCACGAAGTTCCTGACCCACGGCGCAGAACAGCGCCCCTTCCGCGCCGCCGCCTGCACCGGCGCCCTCTACCACATCGAGTTTTATATCCTCTGCGGCGATATCCCGGGCCTTTCGGCGGGCGTCTATCACTTCGGCGTCCACGATTTCGCCCTGCGCCGCCTGCGCGCGGGCGACTACCGGCGCGTGCTGGTGGAGGCAACAGGCGGCGAGCCTTCCGTGGCGGGTGCGCCGGTAGTCTTTCTCTTCACCACTACGTACTGGCGCAATGCGTGGAAATATCAGGCGCGGGCCTACCGCCACGCCTTTTGGGATAGCGGCACCATCCTCGCGAATTTCCTTGCGGCGGCCACGGGGAACGTCTGGCCCGCCAAGCTTGTCATGGGCTTTGCCGATGAGCCGGTGGCCCGCCTGCTGGCGCTCAACCGGGAGAAGGAGGCGACGGTGGCCCTGGTGCCGCTGGGCGCGGGCGCAGACGCGCCGCCGGAGCCGCCGCCTGTGGGCGGGCTGTCCATCACGCTGATGCCCCTTTCGGCAAGCGAAGTGGACTACCCGGCCATCCGCGCGATGCATGCCGCCTCCTCGCTGGCGAGCGGCGAAGCGGTGAAGGCCTGGAGAGGCGCGCCGCCGCCCGTCATCGCGCCGCCCCCTAAGGGGAGGCTCTTTCCGCTGGCGCCCTTGGACGAAAGGGCGGTGGAGGACCCGGTGGAGCGCGTGATCATGAAGCGCGGCTCCTCACGGCGGTTCGAACGCGAGGCGATCACCTTCGCCCAGCTTTCGGCCTGCCTCCGCGCGGCGACAGGAGGCATCGCCGCCGACTACCTGGAGCCGTTGGGCGCGACGACGAGTGACCTGTATCTCATCGTCCACGCGGTGGATGGCCTGCCGAGCGGCTCGTATTACTACCGCCGGGGCGAAGGGGCGCTGGAGCAGCTGACGGAGGGCGACTACCGCGATACGGCGGGTTTTCTCGGCCTAGGCCAGGAGCTTTCGGCCGACGCCTCGGCAGACGTCTTCTTCCTGACCGATCTGCGCCGCGTGCTGGCGCGCTTCGGCGATAGAGGCTACCGCGCGGCGCAGATGGAGGCGGGCATCGCGGGAGGCAGGCTCTACCTGAGCGCGTACGCCCAGGGCTTCGGCGCAAGCGGCCTCACCTTCTTCGACGACGAAGTGACGGCCTTCTTCTCTCCCCATGCGGAGGGGAAGAGCGTCATGTTCCTGGTGGCCCTCGGCGTGCCCGGGAGGCGGCGTGTGGAGGCGGCCCCGGCGCACTTTGTGAGGAAGACGGCCTCTTAA
- a CDS encoding class II fumarate hydratase: protein MGPMEVPESAYYGASTMRAVLNFPISDLRFQRSFIRALGLIKLAAAQTNTELGLLDKKISDAIVKAAQEVADGKFDSHFVVDIYQTGSGTSTNMNANEVIANRAGEHLGKPRGSRAVHPNDHVNTGQSSNDVIPTAIHIAALIDINEKLMPALLKLQASLEKKSKEFAKVVKTGRTHLQDATPVTLGQEFKGYAGQVERSIKRLKAAQAELSEVALGGTAVGSGVNTHPKFARLTCARLTKLTGVKVVETSSHFQAQATLDNIVASGGALRTTSVSLLKIAHDIRMLGSGPRAGIGEITLPEVQPGSSIMPGKVNPVIAESLIQVCAQVIGNDAAIVMSGQWGFFELNTMMPVAAYNLLQSVNLLAAASSNFAVQCVDGIKATDHGPQMVIKGLMLATALAPVVGYDKAAAIAKEAAKTGRTIPEVAKEQTNLTEAQLKKALDLIAMTKPGAKAAGGGG from the coding sequence ATGGGCCCCATGGAGGTCCCTGAGTCCGCCTATTACGGCGCCTCCACCATGCGGGCCGTCCTGAACTTTCCCATCAGCGACCTGCGCTTCCAGCGCTCATTTATCCGCGCCCTGGGCCTCATCAAGCTCGCCGCAGCGCAAACAAACACCGAGCTTGGCCTCCTCGATAAGAAAATCTCGGACGCCATCGTGAAGGCCGCACAAGAGGTGGCCGATGGCAAGTTCGATAGCCACTTCGTGGTGGACATCTACCAGACCGGCTCCGGCACCTCCACCAACATGAACGCCAATGAAGTCATCGCCAACCGCGCCGGCGAACACCTCGGCAAGCCTCGCGGCTCCCGCGCCGTCCACCCCAACGATCACGTGAACACCGGGCAATCCTCCAATGACGTCATCCCCACGGCCATCCACATCGCCGCGCTCATTGACATCAACGAAAAGCTGATGCCCGCGCTGCTCAAGCTCCAAGCTTCGCTGGAAAAGAAGAGCAAGGAGTTCGCGAAGGTGGTGAAGACGGGCCGCACCCACCTGCAGGACGCCACACCCGTCACCCTCGGCCAGGAGTTCAAGGGCTACGCGGGCCAGGTTGAGCGTTCCATCAAGCGCCTCAAGGCGGCCCAGGCCGAACTTTCGGAAGTGGCCCTGGGCGGCACCGCCGTCGGCAGCGGCGTGAACACGCATCCCAAGTTCGCCAGGCTTACCTGTGCCCGTCTCACCAAGCTCACCGGCGTCAAAGTCGTCGAGACGAGCAGCCATTTCCAGGCCCAGGCTACGCTGGACAACATCGTCGCCTCCGGCGGCGCCCTGCGCACCACCTCGGTCAGCCTGCTCAAGATCGCGCACGATATCCGCATGCTCGGCTCCGGCCCCCGCGCCGGCATCGGCGAAATCACTCTGCCCGAAGTCCAGCCCGGCAGCTCCATCATGCCCGGCAAGGTGAACCCCGTCATCGCCGAATCCCTCATCCAGGTCTGCGCCCAGGTCATCGGCAACGACGCCGCCATCGTGATGAGCGGCCAGTGGGGCTTCTTCGAGCTCAACACCATGATGCCCGTGGCAGCCTATAACCTCCTCCAGTCCGTCAACCTCCTCGCCGCGGCCTCCTCCAACTTCGCCGTCCAGTGCGTGGACGGCATCAAGGCCACGGACCACGGCCCGCAGATGGTCATCAAGGGCCTGATGCTCGCCACCGCACTCGCGCCCGTCGTCGGCTACGATAAGGCGGCCGCCATCGCCAAAGAGGCGGCAAAGACGGGACGGACGATCCCCGAAGTAGCCAAGGAGCAGACGAACCTCACCGAAGCCCAGCTGAAGAAAGCGCTGGACCTTATCGCCATGACCAAGCCCGGCGCCAAGGCGGCGGGCGGCGGCGGTTAA
- a CDS encoding RNA-binding protein, with translation MGKRLYVGNLSYSTTDDQLHQAFAPHGKIESAMVMTDRYTGRSRGFGFVEFASDEEAKKAVAALDGQMLDGRALKVNEARERTESRPPRGGGGGYGGGDRGDRGDRGDRGDRGDRGGRW, from the coding sequence GTGGGTAAGAGACTGTATGTCGGCAATCTGAGTTATTCGACGACGGACGATCAGTTGCACCAGGCTTTCGCCCCGCACGGGAAGATCGAATCGGCCATGGTGATGACTGACCGGTACACGGGCCGCTCCCGTGGCTTCGGCTTTGTGGAATTCGCCAGCGATGAAGAGGCGAAGAAGGCCGTCGCGGCGCTGGACGGCCAGATGCTGGACGGGCGCGCCCTGAAGGTGAACGAGGCCCGCGAGCGCACGGAATCGCGCCCACCGAGGGGCGGCGGTGGCGGCTACGGCGGCGGAGACCGAGGCGATAGAGGGGACAGAGGCGATCGCGGAGACCGAGGAGACCGCGGCGGCCGCTGGTAA